A stretch of DNA from Paenibacillus sp. FSL W8-0186:
CGAACCGCTCCTTGGCATGAAGCCTAGAAATAATAAGATGAAATATTCATTCGCTGAAATTATGGCTCCCAGATTGATCGTTGTATCCGTAATACTGGCTGTTCTGGCGGCTGCTGCGGAGTTCCTGGCGGAATCGGATATGGCACTCGTTGAATGGGATGCCGACTTCCTGGAGAGCATTGGCGGCTGGTTCATCTGGGTCAGCATCGGCGCTGCCGCCGCGGTGGCATGCCTTACGATCTGGCTGCTGGTTCGCAGAGGAAAACGTTCGGGTACGGCAGGCACCGGGATCTAATCAGAGTGGAGGTTGAAGCATGTATCAAGACAGGACTCTATTGCGGGAGGCGGAGAGAGCGGAGCCCGATTGGATCGTATCGATCGACAACGTGACTTTTACATACCCGGGCGCGGAGGCTCCGGTGCTAAACGGAGTGTCCTTGCAGATTAAGCGCGGTGATTTCGTCGCCGTTATCGGTGGAAATGGGAGCGGGAAATCAACGCTGTGCAAAACACTGAATGGACTAATACCCCACTATTATGTCGGGGATTTCGAGGGGAGCGTCCGTGTGAACGGGCTGCAGACGCTGGAGCATGATGTTGCCCGTTTGTCGCGCCATGTCGGTTACGTCTACCAAGACTTCGAGAATCAGCTTATCCGTCCGACCGTGCTGGACGACGCCAGCTTTGCTCCGCTGAATTACGGGTTCGAGGATTACCTGGAACGCGGGCTGCGGGCATTGCGCTTGGTGGATCTGACGGTAGACCCGAAGGAATTCATCTGGCAGCTTAGCGGGGGGCAGAAGCATCAGCTGGCGCTTGCCGGGGCAATCTCGCTGGATCCGGATATCCTGATTATTGATGAGCCCGTCGCCCAGCTTGATCCTTGCCATGCCAGGGAGATCTATGATTTGCTGAGCCGTCTGAATGAGCAGCATGGCAAGACGATTATCGTTATCGAGCATCATACGGAGTTTATTGCGGAATATTGCAGGCAGGTCGTGCTGATGGATCAAGGCCGGGCCGTATGGTCGAAGCCGGTAGAGGAGGCGCTTCTAGAGCTGGAGCAGCTGCGGTCCAGCCACATTTATCCGCCTCAGGTCACCCAGGCCGCCGCCCAGATCGCTAAAACCCGAGAACGGGATTCTGCCGGGATAGATGGTAGTTGGCCTAACCTTGGCCAGTTCGGCCTTGGCTTGCCGCATCTCGCACCGTATCCGATTACACTTGACGAGGCGGCGGCTTACTTTCAGCGACAGCAGCAGCTGGAGCTGCAGGGGGAATGCGGCGAACTGGTCGGGATCCCTGTTGAAGGTACTGATGCTGGTGTTACTGAAGTTAATACTGAAGCTAACACTGGCGTTAATATGGGCGTTAACACGGACGCAGACCCAATCATTGAAGCCAAGCATGTCCGCTTCTCCTACCGGACGGTGAGCCGGGAGCGTAAGAATGTGCTTCGGGATGTCAGTGTAACGTTCAGAACAGGGGATCTGGTGGCCCTCGTTGGCAACAATGGGGCAGGGAAATCCTCCTTCATGCGGCTGATCACCGGGGTAACGAAGCCTGAAAGCGGCCGGATCGTTGTCAAAGGAATGGATACGGCTGCAACGACGCCCGAGCAGCTCGCCAATACAGTGACCTACATTTATCAAAATCCGGAGGAGATGTTCATTGAGGATTCGATCCGCAAGGATGTGGAGTTCTTTCTTAAGGCTCGCCGGGTGGAGGGATATAAGGAGAAGGTAGACGCCATACTCGAGAGCTTCGGACTGACCGAGCTGCAGCACCGGGACGGCCGGCTGCTCAGCGGCGGTCAGCAGCGGCGCGCTTCGCTGGCGATCGGAGTCGCGATGAATCCGTCCGTGATTCTGCTCGACGAGCCGACCGCGAACCTGGATATCGCGACCCGCAAAGACATCACACGCCTGCTGCTGCAGTTGAATCGTCATGTGGAGACCGTCATTGTGGCAACTCATGATATGCAGCTGGTAGCGGAATGGGCCAACCGGATTATCGTGATGCATCAGGGCGATATTATCCGGGACGGAACACGGGAATCGGTGTTCGGCGATGCCCATTTGCTGGAGCAGGCTGGCCTTCGGGCGCCGCAGATTTTAGAGCTTAGCCGCAGGCTGGGGATGGCGCCGCTCAGCTATACGGTGGACGAATTCACGCAGCGCTGGAACGAATCGAGAAAGGGGGCGGCGAGGCATGGAGTATGTTCGTAAGCTAATGGACCGCGTATCGGTGGAAGGGGTCAAAATCGAGCTGCTCAACACGGCCTATGGCAACGGCAATACGTTTTTGGCCAGACTGGATCCACGGACGCTGTTCCTCTGGTATTTGTATTTCGGCATCGCTCCCTGGTTCATTCATAACGAGGTGCTGCTGCTCGGCATGTTCCTGCTCCTGGCCGTTACGACGATGATATCACGGGTGAGTCCGCTCATTATAGTCATCCTTTGTCTCGGCTTACTGAGCCAGGCGGGGTATCTGTTCATTGTATCCTGGCTGTTCGGCGGGGGTGGGGAGACGATTCTGCCCCTGCTGAAACTGACGATGAAGCTATCGGTCATTTCGATGGCCAGCATTACCGTATTTTGCTCCATGGACCCCGAGAAGCTGAGCGACGGGCTGCTCCGCATCGGCGTCCCCAAGCAGGTGTCGTTTGGCATCGCCTACGGCTATCGGACGCTTCCTAGCCTCGTGGAGGAGTACCACCATATTTTTCTGTCGTTCCGGCTGCGGGGCGTGGCACCAAGGAGGCATGGGCTGCTGTACTGGAGGAGCATCGTTTATTTTTTGAAAATAGCGGTGCTGTCTTTTTACCCATTAATTCTGAGCATTGCCAAACGCACGCGCACTACGGTGGAAGCACTGGAGGCCAAGGGCTTCTCGTACGCCTACCATTCCCCGGAGGCCAAAAGAATCAAGCTGTCATACATGAAATTTACCGCCCGTGACGCCGTGTTCCTGCTTGGCTCGGGATTGTACGTCGTACTGCTTCCTGTTCTTGCAGCTCAAATCTCCATATAAATGAATGATGCGGATAGTTTATTATCAAATACGAAGGAGAATCCGATGAGAATAGATTTGCATACCCATGTCAAGCTTGCCAAAAAAACAGTCTTCAGCCACGCTTATTTCAAGGAAATGATGGCCGAGGCGGGAAAGAACGGACTGGATGCCGTCGCCATGACGGAGCATTTCAACACCTGGCGGTATGAGGATATTTATGAAGTGCTGGACCGGCATTATCCTTATGAGCACGGTTATTAT
This window harbors:
- a CDS encoding energy-coupling factor transporter ATPase — its product is MYQDRTLLREAERAEPDWIVSIDNVTFTYPGAEAPVLNGVSLQIKRGDFVAVIGGNGSGKSTLCKTLNGLIPHYYVGDFEGSVRVNGLQTLEHDVARLSRHVGYVYQDFENQLIRPTVLDDASFAPLNYGFEDYLERGLRALRLVDLTVDPKEFIWQLSGGQKHQLALAGAISLDPDILIIDEPVAQLDPCHAREIYDLLSRLNEQHGKTIIVIEHHTEFIAEYCRQVVLMDQGRAVWSKPVEEALLELEQLRSSHIYPPQVTQAAAQIAKTRERDSAGIDGSWPNLGQFGLGLPHLAPYPITLDEAAAYFQRQQQLELQGECGELVGIPVEGTDAGVTEVNTEANTGVNMGVNTDADPIIEAKHVRFSYRTVSRERKNVLRDVSVTFRTGDLVALVGNNGAGKSSFMRLITGVTKPESGRIVVKGMDTAATTPEQLANTVTYIYQNPEEMFIEDSIRKDVEFFLKARRVEGYKEKVDAILESFGLTELQHRDGRLLSGGQQRRASLAIGVAMNPSVILLDEPTANLDIATRKDITRLLLQLNRHVETVIVATHDMQLVAEWANRIIVMHQGDIIRDGTRESVFGDAHLLEQAGLRAPQILELSRRLGMAPLSYTVDEFTQRWNESRKGAARHGVCS
- a CDS encoding energy-coupling factor transporter transmembrane component T, whose translation is MEYVRKLMDRVSVEGVKIELLNTAYGNGNTFLARLDPRTLFLWYLYFGIAPWFIHNEVLLLGMFLLLAVTTMISRVSPLIIVILCLGLLSQAGYLFIVSWLFGGGGETILPLLKLTMKLSVISMASITVFCSMDPEKLSDGLLRIGVPKQVSFGIAYGYRTLPSLVEEYHHIFLSFRLRGVAPRRHGLLYWRSIVYFLKIAVLSFYPLILSIAKRTRTTVEALEAKGFSYAYHSPEAKRIKLSYMKFTARDAVFLLGSGLYVVLLPVLAAQISI